The Argentina anserina chromosome 5, drPotAnse1.1, whole genome shotgun sequence genome includes the window GTGAGAATATGACATCTCCAAATCCCTAAATATTCCAAATTTGGATGTGGTTGAATTGCTTTCACTATTTCGGACTCACCTTTTCTCTGCAATCCTCCCTGGAAATCTACTCCTATACGAGAAAGGTGCTCCTTCTTCCCCAGCTGTGCTTTCTCAATCTCACTTGCATCATCATCTTTTTCCCCCAGTCCTCTGATCCAAAGGCTCCCCTGAAGCTGGTTCATGCTTCCCAGATCCCCTAATTTCATTGCTTCAACATCCTCACCCACACATATAATAAACCAGTTTAATGATTGCAGCCTTTTCAAACTCCCAATCCCTTTGGGTAAGTACCTCAACCTAGAACAACCCCAAACACAGAGATGCTTCAAGTTGATCAACTTCCCCATTGCCTTGGGTAGTTTCTCAAGTCCCATGCACTTTCTAAGATCCAGAGTTTGTAGATTTATACACTCACACACAGCTTCcggtatttctttcaaactctcACTCCAAGACAAATCTAGATATCGCAAATGAATCAAACCACCAATCTCTTTCGGAACTTCTTTGAGCCATCGGTTACCACCCAATCTCAATGTCCTGAGGCATTTCAATTGCAGCATTGAATCGCGGCTTATGGTTTCAAGTTTTGAATCAAAAAATGTGAGGGTACGCACATTTTCGCAATTGTAAAATGAGGCAGGAAATGAAAATTCACCATAGGGTACACTGGTTAAAGTCAAGTGACGAACCTTACCACCAAGTACCTCCATTTTTTCATTACCCTCTACAATTTTGCATTCTTTTTGGGTAAGAAACTGCACAAAGTCATGCACAATATCATGCATTTTGCACATTACAATATCTCCGAACTCATCTCTCTCAAAATCTTGAAGAAAAGACCGCATTGCTAGACTCTCAAAACAATCTTGGCCTATTCttctcttatttttatttttatttgaaataacGAAATTTTGTGACATCCAGAGCTCAATCAACCTATATTTCTTTAACTTGTAGTCTTTAGGAAATATTGCACAGTACAACAGACATCTTTTAACTACAGGAGCCAAATCATAATAACTTAATAATAATGGCTGAAATGCTTGTTCCTCAAATTCTTCTAACTCCCATATCTTACTATTAAGGACATCTTGCCATTCTCTAATTGTTTTCTTGTCCCACACTAGACTTCCTAGAGTCTAGTGTgtaagaaaacaaacaaaaacccaTAATCTACCCATAAACTTGAATGGAAGTGA containing:
- the LOC126795721 gene encoding putative disease resistance protein RGA3 — protein: MEEALTLGSLVWDKKTIREWQDVLNSKIWELEEFEEQAFQPLLLSYYDLAPVVKRCLLYCAIFPKDYKLKKYRLIELWMSQNFVISNKNKNKRRIGQDCFESLAMRSFLQDFERDEFGDIVMCKMHDIVHDFVQFLTQKECKIVEGNEKMEVLGGKVRHLTLTSVPYGEFSFPASFYNCENVRTLTFFDSKLETISRDSMLQLKCLRTLRLGGNRWLKEVPKEIGGLIHLRYLDLSWSESLKEIPEAVCECINLQTLDLRKCMGLEKLPKAMGKLINLKHLCVWGCSRLRYLPKGIGSLKRLQSLNWFIICVGEDVEAMKLGDLGSMNQLQGSLWIRGLGEKDDDASEIEKAQLGKKEHLSRIGVDFQGGLQRKGESEIVKAIQPHPNLEYLGIWRCHILTAESLYWINSLHNLRRVSLYDWEFCEVLPPLGKLPSLESLEIQRMKKVKKVEVDFLAREEEEEVSETKILFSKLKRLSFAGLENWEEWEGITKVDSSEITIMPRLSELTILRCPKLKALPGFLYKIAALQTLTILDCDILAREYEKGVGKEWHNISHIQNLTIC